A single genomic interval of Pithys albifrons albifrons isolate INPA30051 chromosome 11, PitAlb_v1, whole genome shotgun sequence harbors:
- the LOC139676883 gene encoding zinc finger protein ZIC 1 — translation MLLDAGPQYPAIGVTTFGSSRHHSTADVTDREVGLGINPFADGMGAFKINPSTHELASAGQTAFTSQAPGYAAAALGHHHHPTHVSSYSSAAFNSTRDFLFRNRGFGEAAAASAQHSLFASAAGSFAGPHGHTDAAGHILFPGLHEQATSHASPNVVNGQMRLGFSGDMYGRPDQYGQVTSPRSEHYASTQLHGYGHMNMNMAAHHGAGAFFRYMRQPIKQELICKWIEPEQLSNPKKSCNKTFSTMHELVTHVTVEHVGGPEQSNHICFWEECPREGKPFKAKYKLVNHIRVHTGEKPFPCPFPGCGKVFARSENLKIHKRTHTGEKPFKCEFEGCDRRFANSSDRKKHMHVHTSDKPYLCKMCDKSYTHPSSLRKHMKVHESSSQGSQPSPAASSGYESSTPPTIVSPSTENQTASSLSPSSSAVHHTSSHSTLTSNFNEWYV, via the exons ATGCTTCTGGATGCTGGACCGCAGTATCCCGCCATAGGAGTCACTACCTTCGGATCCTCTCGCCACCACTCCACGGCCGATGTCACGGACAGAGAAGTGGGGCTGGGGATCAACCCCTTCGCCGACGGCATGGGCGCCTTCAAAATCAACCCCAGCACTCATGAGCTGGCCTCGGCTGGCCAGACCGCCTTTACCTCGCAGGCGCCCGGCTACGCGGCAGCGGCCCTGGGGCACCACCACCACCCGACCCATGTCAGCTCCTATTCCAGCGCCGCCTTCAACTCCACCCGGGACTTTCTGTTCCGCAACCGCGGCTTCGGGGAGGCTGCGGCCGCCAGcgcccagcacagcctcttcGCCTCTGCTGCCGGCAGCTTCGCCGGACCCCACGGACACACCGATGCTGCGGGACATATACTTTTCCCGGGGCTTCACGAACAAGCCACCAGCCACGCATCGCCTAACGTGGTGAATGGGCAGATGCGTTTGGGCTTCTCCGGAGACATGTACGGCAGACCCGACCAGTACGGCCAGGTCACCAGTCCCCGCTCCGAGCACTATGCCTCGACCCAGCTGCACGGCTACGGCCATATGAACATGAACATGGCAGCCCACCACGGGGCAGGGGCCTTCTTTCGTTACATGAGGCAGCCCATTAAACAGGAACTCATCTGTAAGTGGATTGAGCCCGAGCAATTGTCAAACCCCAAAAAGTCCTGTAACAAAACTTTCAGCACGATGCACGAGCTGGTGACTCATGTCACCGTGGAACACGTTGGAGGACCCGAGCAGTCCAATCACATATGTTTCTGGGAAGAGTGTCCAAGAGAAGGGAAACCTTTCAAGGCCAAATATAAACTTGTAAATCACATCAGAGTCCACACAGGTGAAAAACCTttcccctgccctttcccaggctgtggcAAAGTGTTTGCCAGATCAGAGAATCTCAAAATACACAAAAGAACTCATACAG GTGAAAAACCATTTAAGTGTGAGTTCGAGGGCTGTGACAGGCGCTTTGCAAACAGCAGCGACCGCAAAAAGCACATGCATGTGCACACTTCCGACAAGCCCTATCTCTGCAAAATGTGCGACAAGTCCTACACGCACCCCAGCTCCCTCCGAAAGCACATGAAG GTCCATGAATCATCCTCGCAGGGGTCCCAGCCATCTCCCGCTGCCAGCTCAGGCTACGAGTCCTCCACCCCTCCAACCATCGTGTCTCCATCCACAGAAAACCAGACCGCCAGCTCCTTGTCCCCTTCCTCCTCCGCAGTCCATCACACGTCCAGCCACAGCACGCTTACATCAAATTTTAACGAATGGTACGTCTAA